The genomic stretch CCAATCCATCCTTCTCTATGAGTTCTTCCATCTTTTTAAATCTTTCCACGAACTTTTTAGTTGCTTTTCTTAGAGCAGACTCCGGTTCAACACCCAAGAATCTTGAAAGATTAACTACGGAGAAGAGAAGATCTCCGAACTCTTCTTCCACCTTTTCAGGATTCTGAGCATTTTTCAACTCTTTCAATTCCTCCTCTATCTTCTCATAAACTCCTTTCACATCCTCCCAGTCGAAACCTACTTGTGAGGCGTTTTCTTGAATTCGTCTCGCCATTGACAAAGCTGGCACAAGTGGGTTTATCTCTCCTATCCTCGATGATTTGTCTTTTCCTTTCTCTTGTGCTTTTATGTCTTCCCATTGTTTGTAAGAATACCCTGGGCTGTCTCCGAAGACGTGGGGATGGCGTCTAATGAGTTTATCATTTAGATGTTCAATTACATTTTCCACCGTGAATGCTCCTCTCTCTTTTGCAATTTGAGAATGAAAAACTACCTG from Thermotoga sp. KOL6 encodes the following:
- the mazG gene encoding nucleoside triphosphate pyrophosphohydrolase encodes the protein MGRSGEIFEELLAIMEKLRSPEGCEWDRKQTHESLKPYLIEECYELIEAIDEKNDEMMKEELGDVLLQVVFHSQIAKERGAFTVENVIEHLNDKLIRRHPHVFGDSPGYSYKQWEDIKAQEKGKDKSSRIGEINPLVPALSMARRIQENASQVGFDWEDVKGVYEKIEEELKELKNAQNPEKVEEEFGDLLFSVVNLSRFLGVEPESALRKATKKFVERFKKMEELIEKDGLVLEQLSLEKLNEYWEKAKGGDEE